The Agrobacterium vitis genome has a segment encoding these proteins:
- a CDS encoding heparinase II/III family protein, producing the protein MPQRQGQSLPVLYVREGWRRWKRRGWLPVRAAFSRLHRRQVRLLVAPTDLRVVDSHVATEIFEGRFPLAGRLLECGRASPFTLELPSQVFAAKLHSFSWLRHIRANKTPEASAHARAIVDSWIKLNGKRVGIGWEAGILGQRIIAWLSHSPVVLQDCESGFYRRFLKSLSRQVAHAGLIADLAPDGVDRLKLRIALAMASIAMSASARQIRKAAHFLDLELERQVLADGGHISRNPQAALDILFDLLPLRQTYVNLGHDVPIKLISTIDRMFPAIRFFRHSNGDLALFNGATATLANDLMSVLRYDESGGQPFRALPHSHYQRLAAGGAVVLVDTGVPAQGDISRSAHAGCLSFELSCGRHRLVVNSGTPRFAGERYRQMARATAAHSTLVIADQSSCRISTSRFLGPIIVGGVSSVEVMRRAGDDGSDHLTARHDGYLKGFGILHERDLRLNAAGTKLVGHDRLLSDKEQPLADMPKGGTIIRFHIHPSVRLTQEDDHNIRLVANGGSETWVFSSPTGYPVIAEDVFFAGLSGIQASEQIELLLEMPEIWWFFSKLG; encoded by the coding sequence ATGCCACAGAGACAGGGCCAGAGTTTGCCGGTGCTCTACGTCCGCGAAGGCTGGCGGCGATGGAAGCGGCGCGGCTGGTTGCCTGTGCGCGCTGCTTTTTCGCGGTTGCATCGTCGGCAGGTGCGCCTGCTTGTTGCGCCGACCGATCTGCGGGTCGTGGATTCCCATGTGGCGACAGAGATTTTCGAAGGGCGCTTTCCGCTTGCAGGACGCTTGCTGGAATGCGGACGCGCATCACCCTTCACCCTGGAACTGCCGTCGCAGGTGTTTGCCGCCAAGCTTCATTCCTTTTCCTGGCTCAGGCATATCCGCGCCAACAAGACGCCGGAAGCATCGGCCCATGCCCGCGCCATTGTCGATAGCTGGATCAAGCTGAACGGCAAGCGGGTCGGGATCGGCTGGGAGGCTGGCATATTGGGCCAGCGGATCATTGCCTGGCTGTCCCATTCGCCGGTTGTGCTTCAGGATTGCGAGAGCGGGTTTTACCGGCGTTTCCTGAAAAGCCTCAGCCGTCAGGTTGCCCATGCCGGACTGATCGCCGACCTCGCCCCTGACGGAGTGGACCGGCTGAAACTGCGTATTGCCCTGGCCATGGCCTCGATTGCCATGTCGGCCTCGGCGCGGCAGATCCGCAAGGCGGCCCATTTCCTCGACCTGGAACTGGAGCGGCAGGTGCTGGCCGATGGCGGGCATATCTCCCGCAATCCGCAGGCAGCGCTCGACATCCTGTTCGATTTGCTGCCGCTACGGCAGACCTATGTCAATCTCGGTCATGACGTGCCGATCAAGCTGATTTCCACCATTGACCGGATGTTTCCCGCCATAAGGTTTTTCCGTCACAGCAATGGCGATCTGGCACTGTTCAATGGCGCCACGGCAACGCTTGCCAATGATCTGATGTCGGTGCTGCGCTATGACGAAAGCGGCGGCCAGCCGTTCCGGGCCTTGCCGCACAGCCATTACCAACGGCTGGCGGCAGGCGGTGCCGTCGTTCTGGTCGATACCGGCGTGCCTGCGCAAGGCGATATCAGCCGTAGCGCCCATGCAGGTTGCCTGTCTTTCGAACTGTCTTGCGGACGCCATCGGTTGGTGGTCAATTCCGGCACGCCGCGTTTTGCAGGCGAGCGATACCGGCAGATGGCGCGAGCAACGGCGGCCCATTCGACCCTTGTCATCGCCGATCAATCCTCTTGTCGGATTTCGACCTCGCGGTTTTTGGGGCCGATCATTGTCGGCGGCGTCTCTTCGGTGGAGGTAATGCGCCGGGCCGGTGACGATGGCAGTGACCATCTGACGGCCCGTCATGACGGTTATCTCAAGGGTTTCGGCATTCTTCACGAACGGGATCTGCGCCTTAATGCGGCGGGCACCAAGCTGGTGGGCCATGACCGGCTGCTATCGGACAAGGAACAGCCGCTGGCCGATATGCCGAAGGGGGGGACGATCATCCGTTTTCACATTCACCCCTCGGTGCGCCTCACCCAGGAGGATGACCATAATATCCGGCTGGTGGCCAATGGCGGTAGCGAGACCTGGGTGTTTTCCTCACCGACCGGCTATCCTGTGATTGCCGAGGACGTGTTTTTCGCGGGCCTTTCCGGCATTCAGGCTTCCGAGCAGATCGAGCTTCTCCTGGAAATGCCGGAAATCTGGTGGTTTTTTTCAAAGCTGGGATAA
- a CDS encoding GNAT family N-acetyltransferase yields the protein MAALEKPRLQTRFPSLGPCPVIETPRLVLRPHRLSDADAIAASLNDWQVTRMLSRVPMPYDRQDACDWLNRISAGVMPDWHLAITSDDDVHIGMVGLELRHGLWHLGYWLNRFYWGQGLMSEAAQAAVERFFRRMPEAVLHSGAFADNAASLKIQDKLGFTLTRCADLYSLSRNAMAPHIETRLTQDGFQRTKAF from the coding sequence ATGGCTGCGCTTGAAAAGCCCCGGCTGCAAACGCGGTTCCCCTCGCTTGGGCCTTGCCCGGTGATTGAAACGCCACGATTGGTGCTGCGTCCGCATCGGCTTTCCGATGCGGACGCCATTGCCGCCTCGCTGAACGACTGGCAGGTGACGCGGATGTTGAGCCGGGTACCGATGCCTTACGACCGGCAGGATGCTTGCGACTGGCTAAATCGCATCAGCGCCGGTGTTATGCCGGATTGGCACCTGGCCATCACCTCGGACGATGACGTTCATATCGGCATGGTTGGCCTGGAGCTGCGCCATGGGCTTTGGCATCTCGGTTATTGGCTCAATCGCTTCTATTGGGGGCAGGGGTTGATGAGCGAGGCGGCCCAAGCTGCGGTCGAACGGTTCTTCCGGCGCATGCCGGAGGCGGTGCTGCATTCCGGTGCCTTTGCCGATAATGCCGCCTCCTTGAAGATCCAGGACAAGCTGGGCTTCACCCTGACGCGCTGCGCCGATCTTTACAGCCTGTCGCGCAATGCCATGGCACCGCATATTGAAACCCGTCTGACGCAGGACGGGTTTCAGAGAACGAAAGCGTTTTAA
- a CDS encoding capsular biosynthesis protein produces the protein MTKRRTFLFLQGPASPFLPALARELETRGVAVRKVNFCSGDVIFWRKWPFDFFRGRDDAWPGFLELLILRHGITDVLMLGDGRPKHAAAVALCTRLGLRAHIFEHGYLRPDWLTVEPFGMSSQSRFPVDPQAIVALAQGVEAPQPRSPYPSSFLTYALYDLIYHIPNVALGWLLHPHYKAHGPVHPVVEYSGWIIKGLTARRRKAQALRLQQRYLATDREFDFYLFPLQLPGDYQIRRHAPMGDLFRILQAVIRSFADRAPSGSRLLFKTHPIDNGLRDWSSDIARMAARCGIAHQVDVIDGGDLTALIRASRGLVTVNSTVGLTALQQAIPVMALAPAIYDVPGLTHQQSLASFWQAAELPDATLLNHLIRAMTATIQLPGGFIGKQAITDGATAMADRLLAETKPLAHEPSPERSRFRYESELLELEAGALG, from the coding sequence GTGACAAAGCGACGCACATTTCTGTTTCTCCAAGGCCCGGCCTCGCCGTTTCTCCCAGCGCTCGCAAGAGAATTGGAAACGCGCGGCGTAGCCGTGCGTAAGGTCAATTTTTGTTCAGGTGATGTCATTTTCTGGAGAAAATGGCCTTTTGATTTTTTTCGTGGACGGGACGATGCCTGGCCCGGCTTTCTTGAACTGCTCATTCTGCGCCACGGCATTACCGATGTGTTGATGCTGGGCGATGGCCGCCCCAAACATGCCGCCGCCGTTGCGCTATGCACCAGGCTTGGCCTGCGTGCCCATATTTTCGAACATGGCTATCTGCGGCCCGACTGGTTGACGGTGGAGCCGTTTGGTATGTCCAGCCAGTCGCGGTTTCCAGTCGATCCGCAGGCAATCGTTGCGTTGGCGCAGGGCGTCGAGGCCCCTCAGCCGCGCAGCCCCTATCCCTCCAGCTTTCTCACTTATGCGCTTTATGACCTGATCTATCATATCCCGAATGTCGCGCTCGGCTGGCTGCTGCATCCGCATTACAAGGCGCATGGTCCGGTCCATCCCGTCGTGGAATATAGTGGCTGGATCATTAAGGGACTGACTGCGCGCAGGCGAAAGGCACAAGCATTGCGCCTGCAACAACGCTATCTGGCGACGGACAGAGAGTTCGACTTCTATCTTTTTCCGCTGCAATTGCCGGGGGACTATCAGATCCGCCGCCATGCGCCGATGGGCGACCTGTTTCGCATCCTGCAAGCCGTGATCCGTTCCTTTGCCGACCGTGCGCCATCCGGCAGCAGATTGCTGTTCAAGACGCATCCAATTGATAATGGCCTGCGTGACTGGTCATCAGACATCGCCCGCATGGCGGCGCGCTGCGGCATTGCCCATCAGGTGGATGTGATCGATGGCGGTGACCTGACGGCCCTGATAAGGGCGAGCCGCGGCCTGGTGACGGTAAACTCCACGGTCGGCCTGACGGCGCTGCAACAGGCCATCCCGGTCATGGCGCTTGCCCCGGCAATCTACGACGTCCCCGGCCTCACGCACCAACAAAGCCTCGCCAGCTTCTGGCAGGCAGCCGAATTGCCTGACGCCACCCTGCTCAATCACCTGATCCGAGCCATGACCGCCACAATCCAACTCCCCGGCGGCTTCATCGGCAAGCAGGCTATCACCGACGGTGCCACGGCAATGGCCGACAGACTGCTGGCCGAAACAAAACCACTTGCCCACGAGCCGTCACCGGAACGCAGCCGTTTTCGGTATGAGAGTGAGCTTTTAGAATTGGAGGCAGGAGCGCTGGGGTAA
- the rplU gene encoding 50S ribosomal protein L21: MFAVIKTGGKQYRVAANDVLTIEKLEAEAGAIVEFTEILVVGVGADATIGAPFVAGATVKAEVVEHNRGKKVIAFKKRRRQNSKRSRGHRQHHTVVRITDIVAA; the protein is encoded by the coding sequence ATGTTCGCAGTCATCAAGACCGGCGGTAAGCAGTACCGCGTAGCCGCCAACGACGTGCTGACCATCGAAAAGCTGGAAGCCGAAGCTGGTGCTATCGTTGAATTCACCGAAATTCTCGTTGTTGGCGTTGGTGCCGACGCGACGATTGGTGCGCCTTTTGTTGCTGGTGCAACCGTGAAGGCTGAAGTTGTCGAGCATAACCGTGGCAAGAAGGTCATCGCGTTCAAGAAGCGCCGTCGCCAGAATTCCAAGCGGTCGCGCGGCCATCGCCAGCACCACACAGTCGTTCGCATCACCGACATCGTCGCTGCGTAA
- a CDS encoding endonuclease/exonuclease/phosphatase family protein — protein MRFVSYNIQYGIGLDGKFDPIRIAKNLEGADVIALQEVTRGYPANGGADLPEIFANHFPEYHWVYGPACDLHASSALIKGRRVDKRFQFGNMVLSRWPILANRMLLLPRTRTFEKLNNQRAATEAVIDAPGGALRAYSVHLDHVAPDERIAQIRFLKDRAINFIQEGGAMTGGQEFALPQPPLPEDFLLMGDFNMQPESPEYREMVGTIDAYYGRTARADAPLDALARLGKLNAGSYSWEEVGKPDMRMHLDYCFLSGSLAHRLKAASVDTDAVGSDHFPVWVDLD, from the coding sequence GTGCGTTTCGTCAGTTACAATATTCAATACGGGATCGGCCTGGACGGCAAATTCGACCCGATCAGGATCGCCAAAAACCTCGAGGGTGCCGATGTCATCGCCCTCCAGGAAGTCACCCGCGGTTATCCCGCCAATGGCGGTGCCGACCTGCCGGAGATTTTTGCCAACCATTTTCCCGAATACCATTGGGTTTATGGACCCGCCTGCGACCTGCACGCCTCCTCGGCGCTGATCAAGGGCCGCCGGGTCGATAAGCGCTTCCAATTCGGCAATATGGTGCTGTCGCGCTGGCCGATCCTGGCCAACCGGATGCTGCTGTTGCCGCGCACCCGCACGTTCGAAAAGCTCAACAATCAGCGCGCCGCCACCGAAGCGGTGATCGATGCGCCCGGCGGGGCGCTCCGGGCCTATTCCGTCCATCTCGACCATGTGGCACCGGACGAGCGCATCGCCCAGATTCGGTTCCTGAAGGACCGCGCCATCAACTTCATCCAGGAAGGCGGCGCGATGACTGGTGGACAGGAATTTGCCCTGCCGCAACCGCCGCTGCCGGAGGATTTTCTGCTCATGGGCGATTTCAACATGCAGCCGGAATCGCCGGAATACCGCGAGATGGTCGGAACCATCGATGCTTATTACGGTCGCACCGCCCGCGCCGACGCGCCTCTGGACGCATTGGCCCGGCTCGGCAAACTCAATGCTGGCAGTTACAGCTGGGAAGAGGTCGGCAAGCCGGATATGCGCATGCATCTCGATTATTGCTTCCTAAGCGGTTCACTGGCCCATCGCCTGAAAGCGGCAAGCGTCGATACCGATGCGGTCGGCTCAGACCATTTTCCGGTCTGGGTGGACTTGGATTGA
- a CDS encoding GNAT family N-acetyltransferase, whose product MERLLLREDQLRSPDDRLRPDRLRQSCPVLLSQRLVMRAPHVEDIDALTHLANNAAVATMVSRMPHPYTAADAADFVRRSNLGEIGKCVYAITKGENGEFLGCCALEPHTDLETLEIGYWLGEPYWNNGYATEAAHALIDMAFRTRDIVFIDARCRVTNVAARRVIQKCGFQFQGSGMVGHLAARGMVPVEWYRLDRKTWMSLKSWGEMR is encoded by the coding sequence ATGGAACGCTTATTACTGAGGGAGGACCAATTACGGTCACCCGACGATCGGCTGAGGCCGGATCGGTTAAGGCAAAGTTGCCCCGTCCTCTTATCGCAGCGGCTGGTTATGCGCGCTCCGCATGTAGAAGACATTGACGCCCTTACCCATCTCGCCAATAACGCCGCCGTTGCGACCATGGTGTCGCGCATGCCACATCCTTACACGGCAGCCGATGCCGCCGATTTTGTGCGACGTTCCAATCTCGGCGAGATCGGTAAATGCGTCTATGCGATCACAAAAGGCGAAAACGGCGAATTTCTCGGGTGCTGCGCGCTCGAGCCGCATACGGATCTGGAGACGCTTGAAATCGGCTATTGGCTGGGCGAACCCTATTGGAATAACGGCTATGCGACGGAAGCCGCCCATGCCCTGATCGATATGGCCTTCCGGACCCGTGATATCGTCTTTATCGATGCTCGTTGCCGCGTCACCAATGTCGCGGCGCGCCGCGTCATCCAGAAATGCGGCTTCCAGTTCCAGGGGTCCGGCATGGTCGGCCATCTGGCTGCCCGTGGCATGGTGCCGGTGGAATGGTACCGGCTGGATCGTAAGACCTGGATGTCGCTGAAGAGCTGGGGGGAGATGCGGTGA
- the purH gene encoding bifunctional phosphoribosylaminoimidazolecarboxamide formyltransferase/IMP cyclohydrolase — protein sequence MAVVSKKIPVPDRVQVRTALLSVFDKSGIVDLARALNDMGVRLLSTGGTYKALIEAGLPATDVSEVTGFPEIMDGRVKTLHPAVHGGLLAIRDDEDHVKAMQAHKIEAIDLSVINLYPFEAVLAAGGDYPTTVENIDIGGPAMIRASAKNHAYVTVVTDPADYAQLLEALTADDCHTPYTLRQQFAARAYARTAAYDATISNWFAEALAIETPRHRVIGGSLREEMRYGENPHQKAGFYVNGDQRPGVATATLLQGKQLSYNNINDTDAAFELVSEFLPENGPACAIIKHANPCGVAVGKTLADAYRRALACDSVSAFGGIIALNQTLDAETAEEIVKLFTEVIIAPDVTDEAKAIIARKANLRLLTTGGLADPRAPGLTAKTVSGGLLVQSRDNLVVEDLDLKVVTKRAPTAAELEDMKLAFKIAKHVKSNAVIYAKDGQAVGIGAGQMSRVDSARIAAMKAEDAAKALGLALPLTRGSAVASEAFYPFADGLLAAIAAGATAVIQPGGSMRDPEVIAAADDHNVAMVFTGVRHFRH from the coding sequence ATGGCTGTTGTCTCGAAGAAAATCCCTGTTCCGGACAGAGTGCAGGTTCGCACCGCCCTGCTGTCGGTGTTCGACAAGAGCGGCATTGTCGATCTTGCCCGGGCCTTGAACGATATGGGCGTGAGGCTGCTGTCAACCGGCGGCACCTACAAGGCGCTGATTGAGGCAGGCCTGCCCGCCACCGACGTCTCCGAAGTGACCGGCTTTCCGGAAATCATGGATGGTCGGGTCAAGACCCTGCATCCTGCCGTGCATGGTGGCCTTCTTGCCATCCGAGACGATGAAGATCATGTGAAGGCCATGCAGGCCCATAAGATCGAGGCCATCGATCTCTCGGTCATCAATCTTTATCCGTTTGAGGCGGTTCTGGCAGCGGGCGGCGACTATCCGACCACGGTCGAAAATATCGATATTGGCGGTCCGGCGATGATCCGTGCGTCTGCCAAGAACCACGCCTATGTCACTGTTGTGACGGACCCTGCCGATTACGCCCAGCTTCTGGAAGCCCTGACAGCGGACGATTGTCATACGCCTTATACGCTCCGTCAGCAATTCGCCGCCCGCGCCTATGCCCGGACCGCCGCTTATGACGCAACGATTTCCAACTGGTTTGCCGAGGCGCTTGCCATCGAGACGCCGCGCCACCGGGTGATCGGTGGCAGCCTGCGCGAGGAAATGCGCTATGGCGAGAACCCGCACCAGAAAGCAGGCTTCTACGTCAATGGCGATCAGCGCCCCGGAGTCGCAACTGCCACGCTTTTGCAGGGCAAGCAGCTTTCCTATAACAATATCAATGATACGGATGCCGCTTTCGAACTGGTTTCGGAATTCCTGCCCGAAAACGGTCCGGCCTGCGCCATCATCAAGCACGCCAATCCATGCGGTGTCGCGGTCGGCAAGACGCTGGCCGATGCCTATCGCCGGGCGCTGGCCTGCGACAGCGTTTCGGCTTTCGGCGGGATTATCGCGCTGAACCAGACGCTGGACGCGGAAACCGCTGAAGAAATCGTCAAGCTGTTTACCGAGGTGATCATCGCCCCTGACGTCACGGACGAGGCAAAGGCCATTATTGCCCGCAAGGCCAATCTACGCCTGTTGACCACCGGCGGCCTGGCCGACCCACGCGCGCCAGGCCTGACGGCCAAAACGGTATCGGGTGGCCTGCTGGTCCAGAGCCGCGACAATCTGGTGGTGGAAGATCTGGACCTGAAGGTCGTCACCAAGCGCGCGCCAACCGCAGCCGAGTTGGAAGACATGAAGCTGGCCTTCAAGATCGCCAAGCATGTGAAATCCAACGCTGTCATCTATGCCAAGGACGGCCAGGCTGTCGGCATTGGCGCAGGCCAGATGAGCCGGGTGGATTCCGCCCGGATCGCCGCGATGAAAGCCGAAGATGCTGCCAAGGCCCTCGGGCTTGCCCTACCATTGACGCGCGGCTCCGCTGTCGCGTCCGAGGCCTTCTATCCCTTTGCCGATGGTCTCCTGGCCGCCATTGCCGCCGGCGCGACGGCGGTGATCCAGCCGGGTGGATCGATGCGCGATCCCGAAGTGATTGCCGCAGCTGACGATCACAATGTCGCCATGGTCTTTACCGGCGTGCGCCATTTCCGCCACTGA
- a CDS encoding capsule biosynthesis protein — translation MTSSEPTKAVLFLQGPPSILWTEFARAFEQAGVKTHHVNFTLGDFLFWRKRGAKNYRGSFSKWPAYLRRLIAEKGITDIVYYADRLPYHAKAAEIGAEIGVRCHAVEWGYLRPDWLTFERDGMGRFSHFPNDPKAIRAIAAKVEEPDIAVKYPHTFGQEAFNEVIYNLLNFFGRPFYPLYNADKYYSALVDYLPWLLKAGVKPARLPEGFLEDGQPPFYLVALQLQSDYQIRANSPYRHLRDMMRQVIASFVKNAPAGSKLLFKQHPLDNGLERWHKVLRHIAREFKIEDRVVFIEEGDLHDILQKTAGVVIVNSTVGLHSLRAQKPTIVLGCAVFDVPGLTHQGRLDDFWKRPEPVDPELMRDLVKAMAATIQIKGDFFNKAGRQAAIGAMVQRVIEGTVNMPDAFIDPPPRLTSPKGILTVLGRPVELDWEEDAAVPDMTYARSGPIR, via the coding sequence ATGACATCATCTGAGCCGACAAAGGCCGTATTGTTCCTTCAGGGGCCTCCCTCCATTCTCTGGACGGAATTTGCAAGAGCTTTTGAACAAGCGGGTGTAAAAACCCACCATGTGAATTTTACGCTGGGCGATTTTCTGTTCTGGCGCAAACGTGGCGCTAAAAATTATCGCGGTTCCTTTTCCAAATGGCCAGCCTATCTGCGGCGGTTGATTGCCGAAAAGGGCATTACCGATATCGTCTATTATGCAGACCGCCTGCCCTATCACGCCAAAGCGGCTGAAATCGGCGCTGAAATCGGGGTGCGCTGTCATGCGGTCGAATGGGGCTATCTGCGGCCGGACTGGCTGACCTTCGAGCGCGACGGCATGGGCCGCTTCTCGCATTTTCCCAACGATCCGAAGGCTATTCGCGCCATTGCCGCCAAGGTGGAAGAACCTGATATCGCGGTGAAATATCCGCATACGTTCGGCCAGGAAGCCTTCAACGAGGTGATCTATAACCTGCTGAATTTCTTCGGCAGGCCCTTCTATCCGCTCTATAACGCCGACAAATATTATTCCGCTCTGGTGGATTATCTGCCCTGGCTGCTCAAAGCGGGCGTCAAGCCTGCCCGCCTGCCGGAGGGATTTCTGGAGGACGGCCAGCCGCCTTTCTATCTCGTCGCCCTGCAATTGCAGAGCGATTACCAGATCCGTGCAAACTCCCCCTATCGGCATCTGCGCGACATGATGCGGCAGGTGATCGCCTCTTTCGTCAAAAATGCGCCAGCCGGTAGCAAGCTGCTGTTTAAGCAGCATCCGCTCGACAACGGTCTGGAGCGTTGGCACAAGGTGCTTCGCCATATCGCCCGTGAATTCAAGATCGAGGACCGCGTCGTCTTCATCGAGGAAGGCGACCTGCATGATATTCTGCAAAAGACGGCGGGCGTTGTCATCGTCAATTCCACCGTTGGCCTTCACAGCCTGCGCGCCCAAAAGCCAACCATCGTGCTGGGCTGCGCGGTGTTTGACGTGCCGGGGCTGACCCATCAGGGCCGGCTGGATGATTTCTGGAAGCGGCCGGAGCCGGTCGATCCCGAATTGATGCGCGATCTCGTCAAGGCCATGGCCGCGACCATTCAGATCAAGGGCGACTTCTTCAACAAGGCGGGCCGTCAGGCGGCCATTGGCGCCATGGTGCAGCGGGTTATCGAGGGAACGGTCAACATGCCCGACGCCTTCATCGATCCACCACCAAGGCTTACTTCGCCCAAGGGTATCCTGACTGTTTTAGGAAGACCCGTCGAACTCGATTGGGAAGAAGACGCGGCGGTGCCTGATATGACCTATGCGCGGTCCGGCCCAATCCGCTGA
- the obgE gene encoding GTPase ObgE yields MKFLDEAKVYIRSGDGGAGAVSFRREKFIEFGGPDGGDGGRGGDVWVEAVNGLNTLIDFRFQQHFKATVGTHGMGRNRTGANGEHVTLKVPVGTQIFEEDAETLIVDMVTEGQRFRLAAGGNGGFGNAHFKSATNQAPDWANPGLEGEEKTIWLRLKLIADAGLVGLPNAGKSTFLAAVTRARPKIANYPFTTLHPNLGVATVDEREFILADIPGLIEGAHEGVGIGDRFLGHVERTRVLLHLVSAQEEDVAKAYTTVAHELEAYDGGLEDKPEIVALSQIDVLDEDELKKKLKALQKACGKKPMMISAITGKGMLEVLRALRDVIVENRSYDDETISQRPKKHRHKLEDRPQHEDGPEESEEGEE; encoded by the coding sequence ATGAAATTTCTCGACGAGGCAAAGGTCTATATTCGATCAGGTGACGGCGGCGCAGGTGCCGTCTCGTTCCGCCGCGAGAAGTTCATCGAGTTCGGCGGGCCGGATGGTGGCGATGGCGGGCGCGGTGGCGATGTTTGGGTGGAGGCCGTCAATGGTCTGAACACCCTGATCGATTTTCGGTTCCAGCAGCATTTCAAGGCGACGGTCGGCACCCATGGCATGGGGCGCAACCGCACCGGTGCCAATGGCGAGCATGTGACGCTGAAAGTGCCTGTCGGCACCCAGATCTTCGAAGAAGACGCCGAAACCCTGATCGTTGATATGGTCACCGAGGGCCAGCGCTTCCGGCTGGCGGCGGGCGGCAATGGCGGCTTCGGTAATGCGCATTTCAAATCCGCTACCAATCAGGCGCCCGATTGGGCCAATCCTGGTCTGGAAGGCGAGGAGAAAACCATCTGGCTGCGGCTGAAACTGATTGCCGATGCCGGTCTGGTCGGCTTGCCCAATGCCGGAAAATCCACCTTCCTGGCGGCGGTGACGCGGGCGCGCCCGAAAATCGCCAATTATCCGTTCACCACGCTGCATCCCAATCTGGGTGTGGCGACCGTGGATGAGCGTGAGTTCATCCTGGCCGATATTCCGGGTCTGATTGAAGGCGCCCATGAAGGGGTTGGCATTGGCGACCGCTTCCTCGGCCATGTCGAGCGCACGCGGGTGCTGTTGCATCTGGTGTCCGCCCAGGAAGAGGATGTCGCCAAGGCCTACACCACGGTTGCCCATGAGCTGGAAGCCTATGATGGTGGCCTGGAAGACAAGCCTGAGATCGTCGCCCTGTCGCAGATCGATGTGCTGGACGAGGATGAGCTGAAAAAGAAGCTCAAGGCCCTGCAAAAGGCCTGCGGCAAGAAGCCGATGATGATTTCGGCGATTACCGGCAAGGGAATGCTCGAAGTCCTGCGGGCGTTGCGCGACGTGATTGTTGAAAATCGCAGCTATGACGACGAGACGATTTCGCAGCGGCCGAAGAAGCATCGCCACAAGCTGGAAGATCGGCCCCAACACGAAGATGGACCAGAGGAGAGTGAGGAGGGCGAGGAATGA
- the rpmA gene encoding 50S ribosomal protein L27, which yields MAHKKAGGSSRNGRDSESKRLGVKKFGGEVVIPGNIIVRQRGTQWHPGANVGMGKDHTIFALTTGNVTYRTKSNGRVFVSVMPKTAEAAE from the coding sequence ATGGCACATAAAAAAGCTGGCGGTTCGTCGCGCAACGGTCGCGATTCCGAGTCCAAGCGCCTTGGCGTGAAGAAGTTCGGCGGCGAAGTCGTCATTCCAGGCAATATTATCGTTCGTCAGCGCGGCACGCAGTGGCATCCGGGCGCAAACGTCGGCATGGGCAAGGACCATACGATCTTTGCACTCACCACCGGCAATGTCACCTACCGTACGAAGTCCAACGGCCGCGTATTCGTGTCCGTCATGCCGAAAACGGCGGAAGCCGCAGAATAA